A genomic region of Nitrosomonas ureae contains the following coding sequences:
- a CDS encoding alpha/beta hydrolase: MLLNLLILLFVAYLAMVLLVYLIQSRLVYFPDKQLSNTPAMFGVDYSSVSIATADGETLHGWWVPVPDATGTVLFFHGNAGNISHRINYLTMFKQLGYNTLLFDYRGYGESSGTPSESGTYLDAQAAWQHLIVTQKIVPEQIVLFGESLGGPIAAWLAAREKPGLLVLASTFTAVSDLATQIYPFLPVRWINRFEYNTLESLQSVTCPVFIAHSPQDEIVPFQHGQRLFQTVSRPKQFLTLQGGHNNGFIFMQPAWQKALGTFMDEHLASPTN, encoded by the coding sequence GGTTTATCTGATTCAATCCCGTTTGGTATATTTTCCCGACAAGCAACTCAGCAATACACCAGCCATGTTCGGCGTGGATTATTCATCCGTAAGCATCGCCACCGCTGATGGCGAGACATTGCATGGATGGTGGGTGCCTGTGCCGGATGCTACAGGCACGGTATTGTTTTTTCACGGCAACGCGGGGAATATTTCCCATCGCATCAATTATCTGACCATGTTCAAGCAGTTGGGGTATAACACCTTGTTGTTTGATTATCGGGGTTATGGCGAGAGCAGCGGAACACCGTCGGAATCCGGCACCTATCTGGATGCCCAGGCCGCCTGGCAGCATTTGATCGTGACGCAAAAGATCGTACCTGAGCAGATAGTATTGTTTGGCGAATCACTCGGCGGCCCGATCGCAGCCTGGCTGGCTGCGCGTGAAAAGCCCGGTTTGCTGGTGCTGGCTTCGACATTTACTGCGGTTTCCGATCTGGCCACGCAAATCTATCCGTTTCTGCCGGTGCGCTGGATCAACCGCTTTGAATACAACACACTGGAATCATTGCAATCGGTGACTTGCCCGGTTTTTATCGCACATAGCCCGCAAGATGAAATCGTCCCGTTTCAGCATGGCCAACGATTGTTTCAAACCGTCTCCCGGCCAAAACAATTCTTAACCCTGCAAGGTGGCCACAATAACGGATTTATATTTATGCAACCTGCATGGCAAAAAGCTCTGGGAACATTTATGGATGAACATCTGGCGTCTCCCACTAATTAA
- a CDS encoding malate--CoA ligase subunit beta: MNIHEYQAKEILAEYGVKIAEGGLAYSVVEAVQRAREIEGDVWVVKAQIHSGARGKAGGIKVCRTHTEVEQAVEELIGKKLVTHQTGPAGKVCSRLYVEAGTNISKEMYLSFMIDRASERVIMIGAAEGGMEIEKLAETNPEAIIKIYIEPAVGLQDFQARKMAFGLGIDPAQLNHAVKTIKGCYRALRDLDANILEINPLVITANNEIVALDAKMVFDENALFRRHKIAELRDNTQVDPREVAAAEAGLSYVGLDGDIGCMINGAGLAMATMDMIKLAGGEPANFLDVGGGASAERTEKAFRLVLADANVKAMLVNIFAGINRCDWIAEGVVQAVKNIDMKIPLVVRLSGTNVEEGRSIIKNSGLPIITADTLAEAAEKVVRARNEVVAQKA; the protein is encoded by the coding sequence TTGAACATTCACGAATATCAAGCAAAAGAAATTCTGGCGGAATACGGCGTCAAGATTGCTGAAGGCGGTTTGGCCTACAGCGTTGTCGAAGCGGTGCAACGTGCCAGAGAAATAGAGGGAGATGTGTGGGTCGTCAAGGCACAAATTCATTCCGGCGCACGCGGCAAGGCAGGTGGCATCAAGGTGTGCAGAACGCATACGGAAGTCGAGCAGGCGGTAGAGGAATTAATCGGCAAGAAACTGGTGACCCACCAAACCGGTCCGGCTGGAAAAGTTTGCTCCCGCCTCTATGTAGAAGCCGGAACCAATATCAGCAAGGAGATGTATCTGTCCTTCATGATCGACCGCGCCAGCGAGCGCGTCATCATGATCGGCGCTGCCGAGGGCGGTATGGAAATCGAGAAGCTGGCAGAGACCAACCCGGAAGCGATCATCAAGATTTATATCGAACCCGCTGTCGGATTGCAGGATTTTCAAGCGCGAAAAATGGCATTTGGTCTGGGTATCGATCCGGCACAGCTGAACCATGCGGTGAAAACCATTAAAGGGTGTTACCGGGCGCTGCGCGATCTCGACGCTAATATCCTGGAAATCAATCCGCTGGTGATTACCGCCAATAACGAAATCGTGGCGCTCGACGCAAAAATGGTATTTGACGAGAACGCATTGTTCCGCCGTCATAAAATTGCTGAGTTGCGCGACAATACGCAAGTCGATCCGCGCGAAGTCGCTGCGGCTGAAGCCGGGTTGAGCTATGTCGGCCTGGATGGCGATATTGGTTGCATGATCAATGGCGCAGGCTTGGCGATGGCGACGATGGACATGATCAAGCTGGCGGGCGGCGAACCTGCAAACTTCCTTGATGTCGGCGGCGGCGCATCCGCCGAGCGCACCGAAAAAGCATTCCGTCTGGTGCTTGCCGATGCCAACGTTAAAGCAATGCTGGTAAATATTTTCGCGGGTATCAACCGTTGCGACTGGATTGCGGAAGGCGTGGTGCAAGCGGTCAAGAACATCGATATGAAAATCCCGCTGGTGGTTCGGTTATCGGGAACAAACGTCGAAGAAGGCCGCAGCATCATCAAGAACAGCGGCTTACCCATCATCACCGCCGATACGTTAGCGGAAGCCGCGGAAAAAGTCGTCCGCGCGCGTAACGAAGTCGTCGCTCAAAAAGCCTAG
- a CDS encoding YqhA family protein, whose product MNDMENNLPGRPIKRTHPIAQFLFLTRWLQLPLYLGLVLAQCIYVFHFWVELVDLIGAVMGNQSALQHILDTVTIKGADRPEKLTETAIMLVVLGLIDVVMISNLLIMVIIGGYETFVSRMNLEGHPDQPEWLSHVNASVLKVKLATAIIGISSIHLLKTFINASAYDEKTLIAQTGIHMAFLLSAMAIAYCDRLISQTGQQSGGH is encoded by the coding sequence ATGAATGATATGGAAAATAATTTACCAGGGCGGCCGATAAAACGAACTCATCCGATAGCACAATTTCTCTTTCTCACCCGATGGCTACAGTTACCCTTATATCTGGGGCTGGTACTCGCGCAATGCATCTATGTGTTTCATTTCTGGGTCGAGCTGGTGGATCTCATCGGTGCCGTGATGGGCAATCAAAGCGCGTTACAACATATTCTCGATACCGTTACGATTAAAGGTGCCGATAGGCCGGAGAAATTGACTGAAACGGCCATTATGCTTGTCGTATTGGGATTGATTGATGTCGTCATGATCTCGAATCTGCTGATCATGGTGATTATCGGTGGTTATGAAACCTTTGTGTCACGCATGAACCTGGAGGGGCATCCCGATCAGCCGGAATGGCTGTCGCATGTCAATGCTTCGGTGCTGAAGGTTAAACTGGCAACCGCCATCATCGGTATTTCGTCGATACATCTTCTGAAAACGTTCATCAACGCCAGTGCTTATGACGAAAAGACGCTGATTGCGCAAACCGGAATACATATGGCGTTCTTGCTTTCGGCGATGGCTATTGCTTACTGTGACCGTCTGATTTCTCAAACCGGCCAACAATCCGGCGGGCACTGA
- a CDS encoding HpcH/HpaI aldolase/citrate lyase family protein, which translates to MSHTLYETTVQRVQRCELAVPGSNPGMFEKALNSGVDFVFLDLEDAVAPDDKVQARKNVIQALNDLDWKGHGITVSVRINGLDTQYMVRDVVDLVEQAGSKIDTLLIPKAGVYADVYMVEAMVTQLEKQQGLSNRIGLEALVETALGMANVEDIARHGATGRLEALHFGVADYAASNRARTTNIGGLNPDYPGDQWHFAISRMIVACRAYGLRPIDGPFGDIKDPDGYALAAKRAAALGCEGKWAIHPTQIELANDVFTPPEREIEKAKRILAALKEAAAQGKGAAALDGRLIDAASERMANNVVKIADAIAAKNGRR; encoded by the coding sequence ATGAGTCACACGCTTTATGAAACCACCGTACAGCGGGTACAACGCTGTGAATTGGCCGTTCCGGGTTCCAACCCGGGTATGTTTGAAAAGGCATTGAACAGTGGTGTCGACTTTGTTTTTCTTGATCTGGAGGATGCTGTTGCTCCCGATGACAAAGTTCAGGCACGTAAGAATGTTATTCAAGCGCTGAACGATCTGGATTGGAAAGGTCATGGCATCACGGTTTCAGTGCGCATCAATGGCTTGGATACCCAATACATGGTGCGTGATGTGGTGGATCTAGTGGAGCAGGCGGGAAGCAAGATCGATACGCTGCTGATCCCGAAAGCAGGTGTGTATGCCGATGTTTACATGGTCGAAGCCATGGTGACGCAGCTTGAGAAGCAGCAAGGCCTGAGCAACCGCATCGGTCTGGAAGCGTTGGTCGAAACCGCGCTGGGCATGGCCAATGTGGAAGATATCGCGCGTCATGGCGCAACCGGGCGATTGGAGGCGTTGCACTTCGGTGTAGCCGATTATGCTGCCAGCAACCGCGCCAGAACCACCAATATCGGCGGGTTGAACCCGGATTATCCCGGCGATCAGTGGCATTTCGCCATTAGCCGTATGATCGTGGCCTGTCGTGCTTATGGTCTGCGTCCCATCGATGGGCCATTTGGAGATATTAAAGATCCGGATGGTTACGCGCTGGCGGCGAAACGCGCTGCTGCGCTGGGATGCGAGGGTAAATGGGCCATTCATCCCACGCAGATTGAACTGGCCAACGATGTATTTACACCACCGGAAAGAGAAATTGAAAAAGCTAAGCGCATCCTGGCCGCGCTCAAGGAAGCTGCTGCCCAGGGTAAAGGCGCTGCGGCATTGGATGGTCGTTTAATTGACGCCGCTTCGGAAAGAATGGCCAATAATGTGGTGAAAATCGCCGATGCGATTGCCGCCAAAAATGGTCGACGATGA
- the sucD gene encoding succinate--CoA ligase subunit alpha codes for MAILINEKTKIIVQGFTGRIGTFHAQEMIDYGSNVVGGVTPGKGGQTHLGLPVFNTVKEAVEQVGAEASIVFVPPAFAADSIMEAADAGIKYCVSITDGIPTQDMMTVKNFLRRFPKTERMLLTGPNCAGTISPGRAMLGIMPGHIYIRGNVGVVGRSGTLGYEAADQMRLLGIGISTSVGIGGDPIPGSSHRDILERLEQDPETKVALMIGEIGGPQEVEAGKFAKENMSKPLVAYIAGLTAPEGRRMGHAGAIISSAGESAAEKVAMLKELGVTICPTPSLMGQTVAEVLAKL; via the coding sequence GTGGCCATATTAATCAACGAAAAAACAAAAATTATTGTACAAGGCTTTACCGGAAGAATCGGTACCTTTCATGCCCAGGAAATGATTGACTACGGCTCTAACGTGGTTGGTGGCGTTACTCCCGGCAAAGGCGGCCAAACGCATCTGGGATTGCCGGTCTTCAACACCGTCAAGGAAGCGGTCGAGCAAGTCGGCGCGGAAGCCAGCATCGTGTTCGTGCCACCGGCCTTCGCTGCGGATTCGATCATGGAAGCTGCCGATGCCGGAATCAAATACTGCGTTTCGATCACCGACGGCATCCCGACGCAAGACATGATGACGGTGAAAAACTTCCTGCGCCGTTTTCCGAAAACCGAACGCATGTTGCTGACCGGCCCGAATTGCGCCGGCACCATCAGCCCCGGCCGTGCCATGCTTGGTATCATGCCAGGTCATATCTATATTCGCGGTAATGTCGGTGTGGTCGGCCGCTCCGGCACCTTGGGCTACGAAGCCGCCGATCAGATGCGCTTACTGGGCATCGGTATCTCAACGTCGGTCGGCATCGGCGGCGACCCGATTCCCGGCAGCTCGCACCGCGATATTCTGGAACGGCTGGAACAAGACCCGGAAACCAAAGTCGCGCTAATGATCGGCGAAATCGGCGGCCCGCAGGAAGTCGAAGCCGGAAAATTCGCCAAGGAAAACATGAGTAAACCGCTGGTGGCCTATATTGCAGGGCTTACCGCACCGGAAGGCCGCCGCATGGGCCACGCCGGCGCGATCATCTCTTCCGCCGGAGAAAGCGCTGCCGAGAAAGTGGCGATGCTGAAAGAGCTCGGCGTCACCATCTGTCCAACCCCGTCGCTGATGGGGCAAACGGTGGCTGAAGTGCTGGCGAAGTTGTAG
- a CDS encoding CinA family protein: protein MTRALDFDDDQALLDLAARVGESLTQRGWILVTAESCTGGWVGQAVTAVAGSSIWYDRGFIMYSNRSKCEMLGVQPALLDQFGAVSPQTAQAMVAGALTRSHAQIGLSITGIAGPDGGTAEKPVGMVCFAWASKEGLVQQETRHFKGNRESIRHSAVTTALQGVLHLLDNTIVMA, encoded by the coding sequence ATGACCCGTGCACTTGACTTTGATGACGATCAAGCCCTTCTCGATCTGGCGGCACGTGTCGGGGAAAGCCTTACGCAGCGCGGATGGATACTGGTAACGGCCGAATCCTGCACCGGTGGTTGGGTGGGACAAGCGGTTACCGCGGTGGCAGGCAGTTCAATCTGGTATGACCGGGGTTTTATCATGTATAGCAACCGATCCAAATGCGAAATGCTGGGAGTACAACCCGCACTCCTGGATCAATTTGGCGCCGTATCGCCGCAAACCGCACAGGCGATGGTCGCCGGAGCGCTTACCCGGAGCCATGCGCAAATAGGCTTATCCATTACCGGCATTGCCGGACCCGATGGCGGAACAGCCGAAAAACCGGTGGGCATGGTGTGTTTTGCGTGGGCGAGCAAGGAGGGTCTGGTGCAACAAGAAACCCGTCACTTCAAGGGTAACCGTGAAAGCATCAGGCATTCAGCGGTGACGACTGCCCTACAAGGCGTATTGCATTTATTGGATAATACCATTGTTATGGCATGA
- the tsaD gene encoding tRNA (adenosine(37)-N6)-threonylcarbamoyltransferase complex transferase subunit TsaD, with the protein MLVLGIETSCDETGIALFDTERGLLSHALYSQVEMHSEYGGVVPELASRDHIRRVLPLIKQTLAAAKRDLHQINAIAYTQGPGLAGALLVGASIGAAMSFALKIPALGIHHLEGHLLSPLLSTPAPDFPFIALLVSGGHTQLMQVDAVGHYRLLGETVDDAAGEAFDKTAKLLELGYPGGAALSKLARRGRPGQFKLPRPMLNSGDLNFSFSGLKTAVLTLVSKQALTEQIRADIALAFQDAVVEVLTQKSLAALSQSGLTQLVVAGGVGANEQLRESLNHKAALKGAAVFYPELEFCTDNGAMIAFAGAMRLQAMPEKNRLPASSFTVKARWDLEMLEKPEAD; encoded by the coding sequence ATGCTTGTTTTAGGTATTGAAACTTCCTGCGACGAAACCGGAATTGCGCTTTTTGACACGGAGCGTGGCCTGTTGAGTCACGCATTGTATTCACAAGTAGAAATGCATAGTGAATATGGTGGCGTAGTGCCTGAACTGGCATCACGCGATCATATCCGGCGCGTGTTGCCTTTGATTAAACAAACATTGGCCGCTGCAAAACGTGACTTGCATCAAATCAATGCAATAGCATATACCCAAGGCCCCGGCCTGGCCGGCGCGCTTTTGGTCGGTGCCAGCATTGGCGCGGCAATGAGTTTTGCATTAAAAATTCCCGCGTTGGGCATTCATCATCTGGAAGGGCATTTGCTGTCTCCGTTATTATCCACCCCGGCACCGGATTTCCCATTCATTGCTTTACTGGTATCGGGAGGGCACACGCAATTGATGCAAGTAGACGCGGTCGGTCACTATCGATTGCTGGGTGAAACCGTAGACGATGCTGCCGGCGAGGCATTTGATAAAACGGCCAAATTACTGGAGTTGGGTTATCCGGGTGGCGCGGCGTTATCGAAACTCGCCCGGCGAGGCCGCCCCGGACAATTTAAATTGCCACGACCAATGTTGAATAGCGGGGATCTCAATTTCAGTTTCAGCGGGCTGAAGACTGCTGTCCTGACTTTAGTCAGCAAACAGGCGCTTACAGAACAAATCCGTGCAGATATTGCTTTGGCATTTCAAGACGCGGTTGTGGAGGTATTGACGCAAAAATCACTGGCCGCCTTATCACAATCAGGGTTAACGCAACTGGTGGTAGCCGGTGGCGTCGGCGCTAACGAGCAATTACGTGAAAGTCTCAATCATAAAGCGGCCCTCAAAGGCGCGGCGGTTTTTTATCCCGAGCTTGAATTCTGTACCGATAATGGCGCCATGATTGCATTTGCCGGCGCAATGCGGCTCCAGGCGATGCCGGAAAAGAACCGGCTGCCGGCCAGCAGCTTTACCGTCAAGGCGCGCTGGGATCTGGAAATGCTTGAGAAACCGGAAGCCGATTAG
- a CDS encoding beta strand repeat-containing protein, translating to MTTIRVDDVFVDESNATANFTVWLDVANAAPVTVNYRTDLNTATYAGNQDFVFTSGTLTFNPGEVSKTVSVSITNNAIAEAIENFELNLSSPSANATIADASALGTIFDNDAPSGTPVVSINDFTVDEATKEATFVIALDRPSTSVVSMNYATQNGTAVAGSDFIATSGSLSFSPGQTAKTVKVTLVNNAAFEASEAFNLVLSALTNATTLDAVGTAIIFENDAAAVSNSRISVDDIFVDESQAYADFLVRLDAPNINPVTVNYRTDLNTATYGGNQDFVFTSGTLNFAPGEMVKTVRVTMSNGSIAEAIENFELNLSSPSVNATIVDASALGTIIDNDAPSGTPVVSINDFTVDEATKEATFVIALDRPSTSVVSMNYATQNGTAVAGSDFVATNGSLKFAPGETAKTVKVTLTNDAAFEASEAFNLVLSALTNATTLDAVGTAIIFENDAAAVSNSRISVDDIFVDESQAYADFLVRLDAPNINPVTVNYRTDLNTATYGGNQDFVFTSGTLNFAPGEMVKTVRVTMSNGSIAEAIENFELNLSSPSANATIVDASALGTIIDNDAPSGTPVVSINDFTVDEATKEATFVIALDRPSTSVVSMNYATQNGTAVAGSDFIATSGSLSFSPGQTAKTVKVTLVNNAAFEASEAFNLVLSALTNATTLDAVGTAIIFENDAAAVSNSRISVDDIFVDESQAYADFLVRLDAPNINPVTVNYRTDLNTATYGGNQDFVFTSGTLNFAPGEMVKTVRVTMSNGSIAEAIENFELNLSSPSANATIVDASALGTIIDNDAPSGTPVVSINDFTVDEATKEATFVIALDRPSTSVVSMNYATQNGTAVAGSDFIATSGSLSFSPGQTAKTVKVTLVNNAAFEASEAFNLVLSALTNATTLDAVGTAIIFENDAAAVSNSRISVDDIFVDESQAYADFLVRLDAPNINPVTVNYRTDLNTATYGGNQDFVFTSGTLNFAPGEMVKTVRVTMSNGSIAEAIENFELNLSSPSANATISDPTALGTIIDNDATSGVPVARITDAVVDETDQTATVTVILDKPSVNGTKVNVAGQDVTANNGGDFRNLHIGTVAFAPGETAKTVTFGLLNDNAVEDAELFDVTLSSPVGLTVGDGRGHVIIAGSDRAALASPVINVANVAASEDKGFIDFQVTLAAPSAGGARVNYSTAAGTASSGTDYVHASGTLAFAPGEVSKIVRVALINDLTVEALESFTFNLSAAVNATIGNASASATIIDNESAAPAAPIAIAGTSGNDILQGTQFRDAFTGGAGNDTFNGGDGNDSMVGGGGNDTFLVENAGDTYSEAGGGGTDLVISYLPNHTLGANVENLLLAGTAITGIGNTLANTITGNGGNNTINGSSGNDILNGAAGSDNISGGTGSDFVVFNTALNAATNVDTLADFNVIDDTIRLENAIFTQFTATGAIPANTLVSGPGAVALDSNDFLIYNTTNGNLFYDADGNGAGAQVAFATLTGTPALTAADFVII from the coding sequence ATGACCACCATTCGAGTTGATGATGTTTTTGTCGATGAAAGCAATGCAACCGCAAATTTTACTGTGTGGCTGGATGTTGCAAATGCTGCTCCGGTAACCGTTAATTACCGGACAGATTTGAATACTGCCACTTACGCCGGTAACCAGGATTTTGTGTTTACTTCGGGGACCTTAACTTTTAATCCCGGTGAAGTATCTAAAACAGTCAGTGTTTCTATCACCAATAATGCAATCGCTGAAGCGATCGAGAACTTTGAACTCAATCTATCTTCACCCAGCGCCAATGCAACCATTGCGGATGCTTCCGCGCTGGGAACAATTTTCGATAACGATGCGCCGTCGGGCACACCGGTGGTCTCGATCAATGACTTTACCGTAGACGAGGCGACGAAGGAAGCCACGTTTGTCATCGCGCTTGACCGGCCCTCGACCAGCGTGGTTTCGATGAACTATGCCACGCAGAATGGCACCGCTGTGGCGGGATCGGATTTTATCGCCACCAGCGGCTCGTTGAGTTTTTCCCCGGGACAAACCGCCAAAACAGTGAAAGTCACGTTAGTTAACAACGCAGCATTTGAGGCCTCCGAAGCGTTCAATCTGGTGTTATCCGCGCTGACCAACGCCACCACGCTGGATGCTGTTGGCACTGCGATCATTTTTGAGAATGATGCAGCCGCGGTGAGCAATTCAAGGATTTCGGTCGACGATATTTTTGTCGATGAATCACAAGCCTATGCGGACTTTCTGGTACGCCTGGATGCGCCGAATATCAATCCTGTGACCGTTAATTACCGTACTGACCTGAATACGGCCACGTATGGCGGTAACCAGGATTTTGTGTTTACCTCGGGAACGCTGAATTTCGCACCGGGAGAGATGGTTAAGACGGTACGGGTCACGATGTCGAATGGTTCGATCGCCGAAGCGATCGAGAACTTTGAACTCAATCTATCTTCACCCAGTGTCAATGCAACCATTGTTGACGCGTCCGCGCTAGGCACCATCATCGATAACGATGCGCCATCGGGCACGCCGGTGGTCTCGATCAATGACTTTACCGTAGACGAAGCGACGAAGGAAGCCACGTTTGTCATCGCGCTTGACCGGCCCTCGACCAGCGTGGTTTCGATGAACTATGCCACGCAGAATGGCACCGCTGTGGCGGGATCAGACTTTGTCGCCACGAACGGTTCACTTAAATTTGCGCCGGGCGAGACTGCGAAAACTGTCAAAGTTACTTTAACCAATGATGCCGCCTTTGAAGCATCGGAAGCGTTCAATCTGGTGTTATCCGCGCTGACCAACGCCACCACGCTGGATGCTGTTGGCACTGCGATCATTTTTGAGAATGATGCAGCCGCGGTGAGCAATTCAAGGATTTCGGTCGACGATATTTTTGTCGATGAATCACAAGCCTATGCGGACTTTCTGGTACGCCTGGATGCGCCGAATATCAATCCTGTGACCGTTAATTACCGTACTGACCTGAATACGGCCACGTATGGCGGTAACCAGGATTTTGTGTTTACCTCGGGAACGCTGAATTTCGCACCGGGAGAGATGGTTAAGACGGTACGGGTCACGATGTCGAATGGTTCGATCGCCGAAGCGATCGAGAACTTTGAACTCAATCTATCTTCACCCAGTGCCAATGCAACCATTGTTGACGCGTCCGCGCTAGGCACCATCATCGATAACGATGCGCCATCGGGCACGCCGGTGGTCTCGATCAATGACTTTACCGTAGACGAAGCGACGAAGGAAGCCACGTTTGTCATCGCGCTTGACCGGCCCTCGACCAGCGTGGTTTCGATGAACTATGCCACGCAGAATGGCACCGCTGTGGCGGGATCGGATTTTATCGCCACCAGCGGCTCGTTGAGTTTTTCCCCGGGACAAACCGCCAAAACAGTGAAAGTCACGTTAGTTAACAACGCAGCATTTGAGGCCTCCGAAGCGTTCAATCTGGTGTTATCCGCGCTGACCAACGCCACCACGCTGGATGCTGTTGGCACTGCGATCATTTTTGAGAATGATGCAGCCGCGGTGAGCAATTCAAGGATTTCGGTCGACGATATTTTTGTCGATGAATCACAAGCCTATGCGGACTTTCTGGTACGCCTGGATGCGCCGAATATCAATCCTGTGACCGTTAATTACCGTACCGACCTGAATACGGCCACGTATGGCGGTAACCAGGATTTTGTGTTTACCTCGGGAACGCTGAATTTCGCACCGGGAGAGATGGTTAAGACGGTACGGGTCACGATGTCGAATGGTTCGATCGCCGAAGCGATCGAGAACTTTGAACTCAATCTATCTTCACCCAGTGCCAATGCAACCATTGTTGACGCGTCCGCGCTAGGCACCATCATCGATAACGATGCGCCATCGGGCACGCCGGTGGTCTCGATCAATGACTTTACCGTAGACGAAGCGACGAAGGAAGCCACGTTTGTCATCGCGCTTGACCGGCCCTCGACCAGCGTGGTTTCGATGAACTATGCCACGCAGAATGGCACCGCTGTGGCGGGATCGGATTTTATCGCCACCAGCGGCTCGTTGAGTTTTTCCCCGGGACAAACCGCCAAAACAGTGAAAGTCACGTTAGTTAACAACGCAGCATTTGAGGCCTCCGAAGCGTTCAATCTGGTGTTATCCGCGCTGACCAACGCCACCACGCTGGATGCTGTTGGCACTGCGATCATTTTTGAGAATGATGCAGCCGCGGTGAGCAATTCAAGGATTTCGGTCGACGATATTTTTGTCGATGAATCACAAGCCTATGCGGACTTTCTGGTACGCCTGGATGCGCCGAATATCAATCCTGTGACCGTTAATTACCGTACCGACCTGAATACGGCCACGTATGGCGGTAACCAGGATTTTGTGTTTACCTCGGGAACGCTGAATTTCGCACCGGGAGAGATGGTTAAGACGGTACGGGTCACGATGTCGAATGGTTCGATCGCCGAAGCGATCGAGAACTTTGAACTCAATCTATCTTCACCCAGCGCCAATGCAACCATATCTGATCCTACTGCTCTTGGGACCATCATCGATAATGATGCAACCTCCGGTGTGCCGGTAGCAAGAATTACTGACGCTGTTGTGGACGAAACCGACCAAACGGCAACCGTCACCGTCATTCTTGACAAACCAAGTGTTAATGGCACAAAAGTTAATGTGGCAGGTCAGGATGTGACGGCTAATAATGGTGGCGATTTTCGCAATCTGCACATTGGCACGGTTGCGTTTGCGCCAGGCGAAACAGCTAAAACGGTTACATTTGGCCTGTTGAACGATAATGCGGTTGAAGATGCGGAGCTATTTGATGTGACGTTAAGCAGCCCGGTCGGATTGACCGTGGGGGATGGGCGCGGACATGTTATTATCGCTGGCAGTGACAGAGCTGCACTGGCTTCACCTGTGATCAATGTCGCCAATGTCGCTGCCTCCGAAGATAAAGGATTTATCGACTTCCAGGTTACGCTGGCAGCGCCCAGTGCTGGCGGTGCTCGTGTAAATTACAGTACTGCTGCAGGGACAGCCAGTTCCGGTACGGATTATGTGCATGCCTCCGGGACCTTGGCTTTTGCACCCGGTGAAGTCTCCAAAATCGTTCGCGTTGCTTTGATTAACGATCTCACTGTGGAAGCGCTCGAGAGCTTTACATTCAATTTAAGTGCTGCAGTCAATGCAACGATCGGTAATGCCTCGGCCAGTGCGACGATCATCGATAACGAGAGCGCCGCTCCTGCCGCACCGATTGCAATCGCGGGTACTTCAGGAAATGATATTTTGCAGGGTACGCAATTTAGGGATGCTTTTACAGGGGGTGCCGGCAATGATACTTTCAACGGCGGTGATGGCAATGACAGTATGGTGGGAGGAGGGGGTAACGATACCTTTCTCGTGGAGAATGCAGGCGATACGTATTCCGAAGCGGGCGGCGGCGGTACCGATCTGGTGATCAGTTATCTGCCAAATCATACGTTGGGCGCTAATGTTGAGAACCTGCTTTTGGCCGGTACCGCAATCACGGGAATCGGCAATACACTCGCCAACACGATTACCGGCAATGGCGGAAACAACACGATCAACGGCAGTTCCGGGAATGACATCCTGAACGGCGCTGCAGGCTCCGACAATATTTCCGGGGGTACGGGCTCTGATTTCGTCGTGTTCAATACCGCGCTGAATGCCGCTACCAATGTCGATACGCTCGCGGATTTTAACGTAATTGATGATACCATCCGCCTGGAGAATGCCATTTTTACCCAGTTTACTGCGACAGGCGCTATTCCTGCGAATACGCTGGTATCCGGCCCGGGTGCAGTGGCCTTGGATAGTAATGATTTCCTGATTTATAACACCACCAATGGAAATCTTTTTTACGATGCGGATGGCAATGGCGCCGGTGCGCAAGTGGCTTTTGCAACATTGACCGGAACGCCCGCGCTGACAGCCGCTGATTTTGTAATCATTTAG